From one Musa acuminata AAA Group cultivar baxijiao chromosome BXJ2-6, Cavendish_Baxijiao_AAA, whole genome shotgun sequence genomic stretch:
- the LOC135614040 gene encoding cysteine proteinase inhibitor A-like, whose translation MASLSAHPYAFLVVSLLVFFLSFGHEAATRGAAAMRNQGGIHDCEGFQNSAEIQGLARFAVEEYNKKQNALLEFIQLLKAKEQVVAGKMYYLTVQTNNCGKKNHYEAKVWVKPWMNFMELQDFKLLDDDPSAWQGD comes from the exons ATGGCTTCCCTCTCCGCCCATCCGTATGCGTTCCTTGTGGTATCGCTGTTGGTCTTCTTTCTCAGTTTTGGACACGAAGCAGCTACCAGAGGTGCTGCTGCGATGCGCAACCAGGGAGGGATCCACGACTGTGAAGGATTCCAGAACAGCGCCGAGATCCAAGGGCTTGCTCGCTTCGCCGTCGAGGAGTACAACAAGAAGCAG AATGCTCTTCTTGAGTTCATACAGTTATTGAAGGCAAAAGAGCAAGTTGTGGCAGGTAAAATGTACTACCTGACTGTTCAAACCAATAATTGTGGAAAAAAGAATCATTATGAGGCTAAAGTCTGGGTCAAGCCATGGATGAACTTCATGGAACTTCAGGACTTTAAACTGTTGGATGATGACCCCAGTGCATGGCAAG GTGATTGA
- the LOC103971040 gene encoding hydroxymethylglutaryl-CoA lyase, mitochondrial, which yields MSSLEEPLGLDNMPRLSVIGRLQHCTSTACRPRVDEMEMSNCLIEGRECSSSNSCTEEYGWRRKPRDMFSRDSLIWKTSRNDRNHMIFNKFFRGMPRYVKIVEVGPRDGLQNEKVSVPTAVKVELIQKLASCGLSVIEASSFVSPKWVPQLADAKDVMQGIKDVHGARFPVLTPNLKGFEAAIAAGAKEVAIFASASESFSKSNINCNIEESLTRYHKVVTAAKKLAVPVRGYVSCVVGCPVEGAVPAEKVAYVAKELYDMGCSEISLGDTIGVGTPGTVIPMLEAVMSLIPVDKIAVHFHDTYGQSLSNILVALQMGISVIDSSVAGLGGCPYAKGASGNVATEDVVYMLNGLGIKTNVDLGKLMAVGDFICKHLGRQSGSKTATALSKITADASKI from the exons ATGTCAAGCTTAGAGGAGCCTTTGGGTCTCGACAACATGCCAAGATTGAGTGTTATAGGTAGGCTTCAACACTGCACTTCCACTGCTTGCAGGCCCAGGGTCGATGAAATGGAAATGAGTAATTGCCTAATTGAAGGCAGAGAGTGTAGCTCTTCGAACAGTTGCAC tGAAGAATATGGTTGGAGAAGAAAACCAAGGGATATGTTTTCCAGAGATTCCTTAATTTGGAAAACATCACGTAATGATAGGAATCATATGATATTCAACAAG TTCTTCAGAGGTATGCCAAGATATGTGAAAATAGTAGAAGTTGGGCCTAGAGATGGTTTGCAAAATGAGAAGGTCAGTGTACCTACAGCTGTAAAGGTTGAATTGATACAAAAGCTGGCTTCTTGTGGCTTATCTGTTATTGAGGCCTCAAGTTTTGTTTCTCCGAAATGGGTTCCACAG CTAGCAGATGCAAAGGATGTCATGCAAGGAATTAAAGATGTACATGGTGCCAGATTTCctgtcttaactccaaatctgaaa GGATTTGAAGCAGCTATTGCAGCTGGTGCAAAGGAAGTTGCAATTTTTGCATCAGCTTCAGAGTCTTTTTCTAAGTCCAACATCAATTGCAACATTGAAGAAAGCCTTACCCGTTATCATAAAGTTGTTACTGCTGCAAAAAAACTTGCAGTACCTGTTCGTGG GTATGTATCTTGTGTCGTGGGGTGTCCTGTTGAGGGAGCAGTGCCTGCAGAAAAGGTGGCATATGTGGCAAAAGAGCTTTATGACATGGGATGCTCTGAGATTTCTCTTGGTGATACCATCGGAGTTGGTACTCCAG GCACTGTGATTCCAATGCTTGAAGCTGTAATGTCTCTCATTCCAGTCGACAAGATTGCAGTTCATTTTCATGATACTTATGGCCAATCACTCTCAAATATTTTGGTTGCCCTCCAA ATGGGAATCAGTGTAATTGACTCATCTGTCGCTGGTCTGGGTGGATGCCCCTATGCCAAGGGAGCTTCTGGGAATGTTGCTACGGAAGACGTAGTCTACATGCTTAATGGCCTTGGCATAAAAACCAATGTGGATTTAGGCAAGCTTATGGCTGTTGGGGACTTCATTTGCAAGCATTTGGGGCGTCAGTCTGGATCAAAAACTGCCACTGCGTTGAGCAAGATCACCGCAGATGCCTCTAAGATTTAA